The following proteins are encoded in a genomic region of Pseudomonas sp. Os17:
- the dapD gene encoding 2,3,4,5-tetrahydropyridine-2,6-dicarboxylate N-succinyltransferase, giving the protein MSTTLFSLAFGVGTQNRQGAWLEVFYASPLLNPAAEIVAAVAPILGYSEGNQAITFTTAQAAQMADALKSIDATQAALLTRLAESHKPLVATLLAEDAQLTSTPEAYLKLHLLSHRLVKPHGLSLAGVFPLLPNVAWTSQGAIDLGELAERQLEARLRGELLEVFSVDKFPKMTDYVVPSGVRIADSARIRLGAYIGEGTTVMHEGFVNFNAGTEGPGMIEGRVSAGVFVGKGSDLGGGCSTMGTLSGGGNIVIKVGEGCLIGANAGIGIPLGDRNTVESGLYVTAGTKVALLDENNQLVKVLKARELAGQPDLLFRRNSETGAVECKTHKSAIELNEALHAHN; this is encoded by the coding sequence ATGTCCACTACCCTGTTCAGCCTGGCATTCGGTGTCGGCACCCAAAATCGTCAAGGCGCTTGGCTGGAAGTGTTCTACGCATCGCCACTGCTCAATCCTGCCGCCGAAATCGTTGCCGCTGTCGCACCGATCCTCGGCTACAGCGAAGGCAACCAGGCCATCACCTTCACCACCGCCCAGGCCGCGCAGATGGCCGATGCGCTGAAGAGCATCGACGCCACCCAGGCTGCCTTGCTGACCCGCCTGGCCGAAAGCCACAAGCCGCTGGTAGCCACCCTGCTGGCCGAAGACGCTCAGTTGACCTCCACTCCAGAGGCCTACCTGAAGCTGCACCTGCTGTCCCATCGCCTGGTCAAGCCACACGGCCTGAGCCTGGCCGGCGTGTTCCCGCTGCTGCCGAACGTGGCCTGGACCAGCCAGGGCGCAATCGATCTGGGCGAGCTGGCCGAGCGTCAACTGGAAGCCCGCCTGCGCGGCGAGCTGCTGGAAGTGTTCTCGGTGGACAAGTTCCCGAAAATGACCGACTACGTGGTGCCGAGCGGCGTACGTATCGCGGACAGCGCGCGGATCCGCCTGGGCGCCTACATCGGCGAAGGCACCACCGTGATGCACGAAGGCTTCGTCAACTTCAACGCCGGCACCGAAGGCCCGGGCATGATCGAAGGCCGTGTATCGGCTGGCGTGTTCGTCGGCAAGGGTTCGGACCTGGGCGGTGGCTGCTCCACCATGGGCACCCTGTCCGGTGGCGGCAACATCGTGATCAAGGTCGGCGAAGGCTGCCTGATCGGCGCCAACGCCGGTATCGGCATTCCCCTGGGCGACCGCAACACCGTGGAGTCGGGCCTGTACGTGACCGCTGGCACCAAGGTGGCGCTGCTGGACGAGAACAACCAGCTGGTCAAGGTGCTCAAGGCCCGGGAACTGGCCGGCCAGCCGGACCTGCTGTTCCGCCGCAACTCGGAAACCGGCGCCGTGGAGTGCAAGACCCACAAGTCGGCCATCGAGCTGAACGAAGCGCTGCACGCTCACAACTAA
- a CDS encoding ArsC family reductase, which yields MTASSKTLHLFGIKACDTMKKARTWLDEHAVSYDFHDYKTSGIDREHLNQWCDEHGWQVVLNRAGTTFRKLDDESKADLDQAKAVELMLAQPSMIKRPVLDLGDKTLIGFKPDLYAAALK from the coding sequence TTGACCGCTTCAAGTAAAACGTTGCACCTTTTCGGCATCAAAGCCTGTGACACCATGAAAAAGGCGCGCACCTGGCTCGATGAACACGCTGTCAGCTATGACTTCCACGATTACAAAACCTCCGGCATTGACCGTGAGCACCTGAACCAATGGTGCGACGAGCACGGTTGGCAGGTGGTGTTGAACCGCGCAGGCACGACCTTTCGCAAACTCGATGACGAAAGCAAAGCCGATCTCGACCAGGCGAAAGCCGTTGAACTGATGCTCGCGCAACCTTCGATGATCAAGCGCCCGGTGCTCGATCTCGGAGACAAGACCCTGATTGGCTTCAAGCCAGACCTTTACGCAGCGGCGCTCAAGTAA
- a CDS encoding Na+/H+ antiporter yields MQTAYTVLILLMLVSLSRLVGRVIPLPLPLLQIVAGALLAWPTLGLHVALDPELFLFLFLPPLLFSDGWRMPKREFWRLRGPILTLAVGLVLFTVVGAGYFIHWLLPTIPLPVAFALAAVLSPTDAVAVSAISQNRLPTPLMHMLQGEALMNDASGLVTFKFALVAAVTGVFSLANASLTFVLVAVGGLAVGVALSWLVGRLRAWMIARGWDDPATHVVFMLLLPFAAYVLAERLGASGILSAVAAGMMQSWLDLLPRQTSTRLLNRSVWSLLEFAFNGLIFLLLGLQLPDIVKAVVSHETSLWPTLFYRCLDVLAIFLVLLVLRFIWVQSIWRLSGLLRRWRGKGELTLVPTARSCWLLTVGGVRGAVTLAGVMSVPLFLGAGEAFPERDLLIFIAAGVILLSLVAACIALPLLLRGIVKSPDDKRRGEVRDAWRKTAEAAIHALEAEEVAETSEVPDAAQAALATELKGRLMAEYRHQLEVYNDSAEAQALALQMDLLERRLRLKALRAQRLELYRLSRHHQIGDDVLREVLADLDLSEANLGLVK; encoded by the coding sequence ATGCAAACCGCCTATACCGTCCTCATCCTGCTGATGCTGGTGAGTCTTTCGCGACTGGTCGGACGGGTGATTCCGCTGCCCTTGCCCTTGCTACAGATTGTCGCCGGCGCCTTGCTGGCCTGGCCGACCCTGGGATTGCACGTCGCCCTGGACCCGGAGCTGTTCCTGTTCCTGTTTCTGCCGCCGCTGCTGTTTTCCGATGGCTGGCGCATGCCCAAGCGCGAATTCTGGCGTCTGCGGGGACCGATTCTGACCCTGGCGGTGGGTTTGGTGCTGTTTACCGTGGTCGGTGCCGGCTACTTCATTCACTGGCTGTTGCCGACCATTCCTCTGCCGGTGGCTTTTGCCTTGGCGGCCGTGCTGTCGCCCACCGACGCCGTGGCGGTGTCGGCGATTTCCCAGAATCGCCTGCCGACCCCGCTGATGCACATGCTCCAGGGCGAGGCCCTGATGAACGACGCTTCGGGCCTGGTGACCTTCAAGTTCGCCCTGGTGGCGGCCGTGACTGGGGTGTTTTCCCTGGCCAATGCCAGCCTGACCTTTGTTCTGGTAGCGGTGGGCGGGCTGGCGGTCGGCGTGGCCCTGAGCTGGTTGGTGGGGCGCCTGCGGGCCTGGATGATCGCCCGCGGCTGGGACGACCCGGCGACCCATGTGGTGTTCATGCTGCTGTTGCCGTTTGCCGCCTATGTGCTGGCCGAGCGCCTGGGGGCCTCGGGCATTCTCTCGGCGGTGGCGGCGGGGATGATGCAGAGCTGGCTCGACCTGCTGCCGCGCCAGACCAGCACCCGGCTGCTCAATCGCAGTGTCTGGTCGCTGCTGGAATTTGCCTTCAACGGCCTGATTTTTCTGCTCTTGGGCCTGCAACTGCCGGACATCGTCAAGGCCGTGGTCAGTCACGAGACCTCGCTCTGGCCGACCCTGTTCTATCGCTGCCTGGATGTGCTGGCGATCTTCCTGGTGCTGTTGGTGTTGCGCTTTATCTGGGTGCAGAGCATCTGGCGTCTGTCCGGGCTGCTGCGGCGCTGGCGCGGCAAGGGCGAGCTGACCCTGGTGCCCACGGCGCGTTCCTGCTGGCTGCTGACCGTGGGTGGGGTACGTGGGGCGGTGACCTTGGCCGGTGTGATGTCGGTGCCTTTGTTCCTGGGCGCCGGGGAGGCATTTCCCGAGCGTGACCTGCTGATCTTTATCGCCGCCGGAGTGATTCTGCTGTCCCTGGTGGCGGCCTGCATTGCCCTGCCGCTACTGTTGCGCGGCATTGTGAAGAGCCCCGACGACAAGCGCCGCGGTGAAGTGCGCGATGCCTGGCGCAAGACTGCCGAGGCAGCGATCCATGCCCTGGAAGCCGAGGAGGTGGCCGAAACCAGTGAGGTTCCGGACGCGGCGCAAGCGGCGCTGGCCACCGAGCTCAAGGGACGCTTGATGGCTGAGTACCGGCATCAGTTGGAGGTCTACAACGACTCTGCCGAGGCCCAGGCCCTGGCCTTGCAGATGGACTTGCTGGAGCGCCGCCTGCGGCTCAAGGCCCTGCGTGCGCAACGGCTGGAGCTGTATCGCCTGAGCCGACATCACCAGATCGGTGACGATGTGCTGCGCGAGGTGTTGGCGGACCTGGATTTGAGCGAGGCGAATCTGGGGCTGGTGAAGTGA
- the dapC gene encoding succinyldiaminopimelate transaminase, whose translation MNNALNQLQPYPFEKLRALLGTVTPNPDKRPIALSIGEPKHRSPSFVAEALASNLDQMAVYPTTLGIPALREAIGAWCERRFGVPTGWIDPARNVLPVNGTREALFAFTQTVVNRGEDALVVSPNPFYQIYEGAAFLAGAKPHYLPCLDENGFNPDFDAVPAEIWQRCQILFLCSPGNPTGALIPLDTLKKLIALADEHDFVIAADECYSELYFDEQTPPPGLLSACVELGRKDFKRCVVFHSLSKRSNLPGLRSGFVAGDAEILKGFLLYRTYHGCAMPVQTQLASVAAWNDEVHVRANRALYREKFDAVLAILAPVMDVQRPDGSFYLWPNVAGDDAAFCRDLFEQEHVTVVPGSYLSRDVDGTNPGAGRVRMALVAPLAECVEAAERIRDFVLRRA comes from the coding sequence ATGAACAACGCTCTGAACCAGTTGCAGCCTTACCCGTTCGAAAAGCTGCGGGCCCTGCTCGGCACCGTGACGCCCAACCCGGACAAGCGCCCGATTGCCCTGTCCATCGGCGAGCCCAAGCACCGCTCGCCGAGCTTTGTCGCCGAAGCCCTGGCCAGCAACCTCGATCAGATGGCGGTCTACCCCACCACCCTGGGCATCCCGGCGCTGCGTGAAGCGATTGGTGCCTGGTGCGAGCGCCGCTTCGGCGTGCCGACCGGCTGGATCGACCCGGCGCGCAACGTATTGCCGGTCAACGGCACCCGCGAAGCCCTGTTCGCCTTCACCCAGACTGTGGTCAACCGCGGCGAAGACGCCCTGGTGGTCAGCCCCAACCCCTTCTATCAGATCTACGAAGGCGCCGCCTTCCTCGCCGGAGCCAAGCCGCACTACCTGCCGTGCCTGGATGAAAACGGCTTCAACCCGGATTTCGACGCCGTACCGGCCGAGATCTGGCAGCGCTGCCAGATCCTCTTCCTGTGCTCCCCGGGCAACCCCACCGGCGCGCTGATCCCGCTGGACACCCTGAAAAAACTGATCGCCCTGGCCGACGAACACGACTTCGTGATCGCCGCCGACGAGTGCTACAGCGAGCTGTACTTCGACGAGCAGACCCCACCGCCGGGCCTGCTCAGCGCCTGTGTCGAACTGGGCCGCAAGGACTTCAAGCGCTGCGTGGTGTTCCATAGCCTGTCCAAGCGCTCCAACCTGCCGGGCCTGCGCTCCGGCTTCGTTGCCGGCGACGCCGAGATCCTCAAGGGTTTCCTGCTGTACCGCACCTACCACGGCTGCGCCATGCCGGTGCAGACCCAACTGGCCAGCGTCGCCGCCTGGAACGATGAAGTGCACGTGCGCGCCAACCGCGCCCTGTACCGCGAGAAGTTCGACGCGGTGCTGGCGATCCTCGCCCCCGTGATGGACGTACAACGCCCGGACGGCAGCTTCTACCTGTGGCCGAACGTGGCCGGGGATGACGCCGCCTTCTGCCGCGACCTGTTCGAGCAGGAACACGTGACCGTGGTTCCGGGTTCCTACCTGTCGCGGGATGTGGACGGCACCAACCCGGGCGCCGGACGGGTGCGCATGGCGCTGGTCGCGCCGCTGGCGGAATGCGTGGAAGCCGCCGAGCGGATTCGCGATTTCGTGTTGCGTCGGGCCTGA
- a CDS encoding [protein-PII] uridylyltransferase yields the protein MPQVDPELFDRGQFQAELALKASPIAAFKKAIRQAREVLDNRFRSGREIRRLIEDRAWFIDNILQKAWDQFNWSTEADITLVAVGGYGRGELHPYSDIDLLILLDNADHEIFRDSIERFLTLLWDIGLEVGQSVRSVDECAEEARADLTVITNLMESRTIAGPEHLRQRMLDVTSTAHMWPSKDFFLAKRAEQKARHHKYNDTEYNLEPNVKGSPGGLRDIQTILWVARRQYGTLNLRALAGEGFLVESENALLASSQEFLWKVRYALHMLAGRAEDRLLLDHQRSIAELLGFSGEDVKQSIESFMQQYYRVVMSIAQLSDLIIQHFEEVILAPEDEAPPQPINARFQLHDGYIEAINDNVFKRTPFAMLEIFVLMAQHPEIKGVRADTIRLLREHRHLIDDDFRHDIRNTSLFIELFKCEIGIHRNLRRMNRYGILGRYLPEFGFIVGQMQHDLFHIYTVDAHTLNLIKHLRKMQYTPISEKFPLASKLMGKLPKPELIYLAGLYHDIGKGRHGDHSEIGAVDAEAFCVRHQLPLWDTRLIVWLVQNHLVMSTTAQRKDLSDPQVIHDFAQTVVDQTRLDYLYVLTVADIYATNPTLWNSWRASLLRQLYTETKRALRRGLENPVDREEQIRQTQSAALDILVRNGTDPDEVEQLWSQLGDDYFLRHTAGDVAWHSDAILQQPADGGPLVLIKEITQREFEGGTQIFIYAPDQHDFFAVTVAAMDQLNLNIHDARIITSSSQFTLDTYIVLDNDGESIGNNPQRVEQIRKGLTDALRNPDDYPTIIQRRVPRQLKHFAFEPEVTIHNDAQRPVTVLELSAPDRPGLLARIGKIFLEFDLSLQNAKIATLGERVEDVFFITDAHNQPLSDPQLCSRLQDAIVEQLSVSHEPTIETTRLSI from the coding sequence ATGCCGCAGGTGGATCCCGAACTCTTCGACCGTGGCCAGTTCCAGGCGGAACTGGCACTGAAGGCCAGCCCCATCGCCGCCTTCAAGAAAGCCATCCGCCAGGCACGGGAAGTGCTCGACAACCGCTTTCGCAGCGGACGGGAAATCCGCCGGCTGATCGAGGACCGCGCCTGGTTCATCGATAACATCCTGCAAAAGGCCTGGGACCAGTTCAACTGGAGCACCGAGGCCGACATCACCCTGGTGGCGGTCGGCGGCTACGGCCGCGGCGAGCTTCACCCCTACTCCGACATCGATCTGCTGATCCTCCTGGACAACGCCGATCACGAGATCTTTCGCGACTCCATCGAGCGCTTCCTCACCCTGCTCTGGGACATTGGCCTGGAAGTCGGACAAAGCGTGCGTTCGGTGGACGAGTGCGCCGAGGAGGCCCGGGCCGACCTGACGGTGATCACCAACCTGATGGAAAGCCGCACCATCGCCGGGCCCGAGCACCTGCGCCAGCGCATGCTGGACGTCACCAGCACCGCGCACATGTGGCCGAGCAAGGACTTCTTCCTGGCCAAGCGCGCCGAACAGAAGGCCCGTCACCACAAGTACAACGACACCGAATACAACCTGGAGCCCAACGTCAAAGGCTCCCCCGGCGGCCTGCGGGATATCCAGACCATTCTCTGGGTGGCGAGGCGCCAATACGGCACCCTGAACCTGCGAGCCCTGGCCGGCGAAGGCTTCCTGGTGGAAAGCGAAAACGCCCTGCTGGCCTCCTCCCAGGAATTCCTGTGGAAGGTCCGCTACGCCCTGCACATGCTTGCCGGGCGCGCCGAGGACCGTTTGCTGCTGGATCACCAGCGCTCCATCGCCGAGCTGCTGGGGTTCAGCGGTGAAGACGTCAAGCAGTCGATAGAAAGCTTCATGCAGCAGTACTACCGGGTGGTGATGAGCATCGCCCAGTTGAGCGACCTGATCATCCAGCACTTCGAGGAAGTGATCCTCGCCCCCGAGGACGAAGCCCCGCCGCAGCCGATCAACGCCCGCTTCCAGCTGCATGACGGCTATATCGAGGCGATCAACGACAACGTGTTCAAGCGCACCCCGTTCGCCATGCTGGAGATCTTCGTGCTGATGGCCCAGCACCCGGAGATCAAGGGCGTGCGCGCCGACACCATCCGCCTGCTGCGCGAACACCGGCACCTGATCGACGACGACTTCCGCCACGACATCCGCAACACCAGCCTGTTCATCGAACTGTTCAAGTGCGAGATCGGCATCCACCGCAACCTGCGGCGGATGAACCGCTACGGCATCCTCGGACGCTACCTGCCGGAGTTCGGCTTCATCGTCGGACAGATGCAGCACGACCTGTTCCACATCTATACCGTGGACGCCCACACGCTGAATCTGATCAAGCACCTGCGCAAGATGCAGTACACGCCGATCTCCGAGAAATTCCCCCTGGCCAGCAAGCTCATGGGCAAGCTGCCCAAGCCCGAGCTGATCTACCTGGCCGGCCTGTATCACGACATCGGCAAGGGCCGCCACGGCGACCACTCGGAAATCGGCGCGGTGGATGCCGAAGCCTTCTGCGTGCGCCATCAGTTGCCTCTGTGGGACACCCGGCTGATCGTCTGGCTGGTGCAGAACCACCTGGTGATGTCCACCACCGCCCAGCGCAAGGACCTGTCCGACCCGCAGGTGATCCACGACTTCGCCCAGACCGTGGTCGACCAGACCCGCCTCGACTACCTCTACGTACTCACGGTCGCCGACATCTACGCCACCAACCCGACCCTGTGGAACTCCTGGCGCGCCAGCCTGCTGCGCCAGCTCTACACCGAAACCAAGCGCGCCCTGCGCCGCGGCCTGGAAAACCCGGTGGACCGCGAAGAGCAGATCCGCCAGACCCAGAGCGCCGCCCTGGACATCCTGGTGCGCAACGGCACCGACCCGGACGAAGTGGAACAACTCTGGTCGCAACTGGGCGACGACTACTTCCTGCGCCACACCGCCGGCGATGTGGCCTGGCACAGCGACGCGATCCTCCAGCAGCCGGCGGACGGCGGCCCGTTGGTGCTGATCAAGGAAATCACCCAGCGCGAGTTCGAGGGCGGCACCCAGATCTTCATCTACGCCCCGGACCAGCACGACTTCTTCGCGGTGACCGTGGCCGCCATGGACCAGCTCAACCTGAACATCCATGACGCACGCATCATCACCTCCAGCAGCCAGTTCACCCTCGACACCTACATCGTCCTGGACAACGACGGCGAGTCGATCGGCAACAACCCGCAGCGGGTCGAACAGATCCGCAAGGGCCTGACCGACGCCCTGCGCAACCCCGACGACTACCCGACCATCATCCAGCGCCGGGTGCCGCGCCAGCTCAAGCACTTTGCCTTCGAGCCCGAGGTGACCATCCACAACGACGCCCAGCGTCCGGTGACCGTGCTCGAGCTCAGCGCCCCGGACCGCCCGGGCCTGCTGGCGCGGATCGGCAAGATCTTCCTGGAGTTCGACCTGTCGCTGCAGAATGCCAAGATCGCCACCCTGGGCGAGCGCGTGGAAGACGTGTTCTTCATTACCGATGCGCACAACCAGCCCCTTTCCGACCCACAGCTGTGCAGCCGCTTGCAGGATGCGATCGTCGAACAGTTGAGTGTCAGCCACGAACCGACTATCGAAACGACCCGCCTGAGCATCTGA
- the map gene encoding type I methionyl aminopeptidase translates to MTVTLKTPEDIAKMRVAGKLAAEVLEMIAEHVKPGVTTEELDRICHDYIVNVQGAIPAPLNYKGFPKSICTSINHVVCHGIPNEKPLKDGDTLNIDVTVIKDGYHGDTSRMFHVGNVPVWAERLSQITQECMYKAIELVKPGCRLGDIGEVIQKHAEKNGFSVVREFCGHGIGKVFHEEPQILHYGRAGTGMELKAGMTFTIEPMINQGKADTKVLGDGWTAITKDRKLSAQWEHTLLVTETGYEIFTLRSDDTIPRVSA, encoded by the coding sequence ATGACCGTCACCCTCAAAACTCCCGAGGACATCGCCAAAATGCGTGTCGCCGGCAAACTGGCCGCCGAAGTGCTGGAAATGATTGCCGAGCATGTCAAACCCGGGGTCACCACCGAAGAACTGGACCGCATCTGCCACGACTACATCGTCAACGTGCAGGGCGCCATCCCGGCCCCGCTGAACTACAAGGGCTTTCCCAAGTCCATCTGCACCTCGATCAACCACGTGGTGTGCCACGGCATCCCCAACGAGAAGCCGCTGAAGGATGGCGACACCCTGAACATCGACGTGACCGTCATCAAGGACGGCTACCACGGCGACACCAGCCGCATGTTCCACGTCGGCAATGTGCCGGTCTGGGCCGAGCGCCTGTCGCAGATCACCCAGGAATGCATGTACAAGGCCATCGAACTGGTGAAGCCGGGCTGCCGCCTGGGCGACATCGGCGAAGTGATCCAGAAGCACGCGGAAAAGAACGGCTTCTCGGTCGTGCGCGAATTCTGCGGCCACGGCATCGGCAAGGTATTCCACGAAGAGCCGCAGATCCTGCACTACGGCCGCGCCGGCACCGGCATGGAACTCAAGGCCGGCATGACCTTCACCATCGAGCCGATGATCAACCAGGGCAAGGCCGACACCAAGGTGCTGGGCGATGGCTGGACCGCCATTACCAAGGACCGCAAGCTCTCGGCGCAGTGGGAACACACCCTGCTGGTTACCGAGACCGGCTACGAAATCTTCACCCTGCGCAGCGATGACACCATCCCCCGGGTATCTGCCTGA
- the rpsB gene encoding 30S ribosomal protein S2: MSQVNMRDMLKAGVHFGHQTRYWNPKMGKYIFGARNKIHIINLEKTLPMFNEALTFVERLAQGKNKILFVGTKRSAGKIVAEEAARCGSPYVDHRWLGGMLTNYKTIRASIKRLRDLEVQAEDGTFAKLTKKEALMRTRDLEKLDRSLGGIKDMGGLPDALFVIDVDHERIAITEANKLGIPVIGVVDTNSSPEGVDYIIPGNDDAIRAIQLYMGSMADAVIRGRNNVAGGTEVFEEAAAPAAEA, encoded by the coding sequence ATGTCCCAAGTCAACATGCGCGATATGCTGAAGGCCGGTGTGCACTTCGGTCACCAAACCCGTTACTGGAATCCGAAAATGGGCAAGTACATTTTCGGCGCGCGCAACAAGATTCACATCATCAACCTTGAAAAAACCCTGCCAATGTTCAACGAAGCTCTGACTTTCGTAGAGCGTCTGGCCCAGGGCAAAAACAAGATTCTGTTCGTCGGCACCAAGCGTTCCGCTGGCAAGATCGTTGCTGAAGAAGCAGCACGTTGCGGTTCGCCGTACGTCGATCACCGCTGGTTGGGCGGCATGCTGACCAACTACAAAACCATCCGTGCTTCCATCAAGCGTCTGCGTGACCTTGAAGTGCAGGCAGAAGACGGCACTTTCGCCAAGCTGACCAAGAAAGAGGCGCTGATGCGCACTCGCGATCTGGAAAAGCTGGATCGTTCCCTGGGTGGTATCAAGGACATGGGCGGCCTGCCTGACGCACTGTTCGTGATTGACGTTGATCACGAGCGCATCGCGATCACCGAAGCCAACAAGCTGGGCATCCCGGTCATCGGCGTTGTCGATACCAACAGCAGCCCGGAAGGCGTTGACTACATCATCCCAGGCAACGATGACGCCATTCGCGCCATCCAGCTGTACATGGGTTCGATGGCTGACGCTGTGATCCGTGGTCGCAACAACGTTGCTGGCGGCACCGAAGTGTTCGAAGAAGCTGCAGCACCGGCGGCTGAAGCCTGA
- the tsf gene encoding translation elongation factor Ts: protein MAEITAALVKELRERTGEGMMDCKKALTKAGGDIEKAIDDMRASGAIKAAKKAGNVAAEGAIAIKDDGKAAVLLEVNSQTDFLALQDDFKAFVAASVEKAFADKLTDAAPLIEAQEADRLILVGKTGENVNIRRLARVEGDVVGTYLHGNKIGVAVVLKGGSVDLAKDIAMHVAASNPEFLLPSQVSAEAIEREKGVFLQLNEDKMKGKPAEIVEKMIAGRISKFLAEASLVEQAFVKDPEITVGALAKKGGAEIVSFTRFAVGEGIEKKEDNFAEEVAAQLAAAKQQ from the coding sequence ATGGCAGAGATTACTGCAGCGTTGGTCAAAGAACTGCGCGAGCGTACCGGCGAAGGCATGATGGATTGCAAAAAGGCCTTGACCAAGGCCGGCGGCGACATCGAAAAAGCCATTGATGACATGCGTGCTTCCGGCGCCATCAAGGCTGCCAAGAAAGCAGGCAACGTGGCTGCTGAAGGCGCTATCGCCATCAAGGACGACGGTAAAGCCGCTGTCCTGCTGGAAGTGAACTCGCAGACCGACTTCCTGGCTCTGCAGGACGACTTCAAGGCATTCGTTGCTGCCAGCGTTGAAAAAGCGTTCGCTGACAAACTGACCGACGCCGCTCCGCTGATCGAAGCTCAAGAAGCCGACCGTCTGATCCTGGTGGGCAAGACCGGCGAGAACGTCAACATCCGTCGTCTGGCTCGCGTTGAAGGTGACGTGGTCGGTACTTACCTGCACGGTAACAAGATCGGTGTTGCGGTTGTCCTGAAGGGCGGTTCCGTTGACCTGGCCAAGGACATCGCCATGCACGTAGCGGCAAGCAACCCTGAGTTCCTGCTGCCTTCGCAAGTTTCCGCCGAAGCCATCGAGCGTGAAAAGGGCGTGTTCCTGCAGTTGAACGAAGACAAGATGAAAGGCAAGCCTGCCGAAATCGTCGAGAAGATGATCGCTGGCCGTATCAGCAAGTTCCTGGCTGAAGCCAGCCTGGTTGAGCAAGCCTTCGTCAAGGATCCAGAAATCACCGTAGGTGCTCTGGCCAAGAAAGGCGGCGCTGAAATCGTTTCCTTCACTCGTTTCGCCGTAGGCGAAGGCATCGAGAAGAAAGAAGACAACTTCGCTGAAGAAGTAGCTGCACAACTGGCTGCTGCCAAGCAACAGTAA
- the pyrH gene encoding UMP kinase has translation MAQQGSGYQARYKRILLKLSGEALMGSEEFGIDPKVLDRMALEVGQLVGIGVQVGLVIGGGNLFRGAALSAAGMDRVTGDHMGMLATVMNALAMRDALERANISAIVMSAISMVGVTDHYDRRKAMRHLNSKEVVIFAAGTGNPFFTTDSAACLRAIEIDADVVLKATKVDGVYTADPFKDPHAEKFDHLTYDEVLDRKLGVMDLTAICLCRDHKMPLRVFNMNKPGALLNIVHGGAEGTLIEEGEQ, from the coding sequence ATGGCTCAGCAGGGCAGTGGTTATCAAGCTCGCTATAAACGCATTCTACTCAAGCTTAGCGGCGAGGCCCTGATGGGCTCGGAAGAGTTCGGGATCGACCCCAAGGTGCTGGATCGCATGGCGCTGGAAGTCGGCCAACTGGTCGGCATCGGCGTCCAGGTAGGCCTGGTAATCGGTGGTGGCAACCTGTTCCGTGGCGCCGCATTGAGCGCAGCCGGGATGGATCGGGTCACGGGCGACCACATGGGCATGCTGGCCACTGTGATGAACGCCCTGGCCATGCGCGACGCGCTGGAACGTGCGAATATCTCGGCCATCGTGATGTCCGCCATTTCCATGGTGGGCGTGACCGATCACTATGACCGTCGCAAGGCCATGCGCCACCTGAACTCCAAAGAGGTGGTGATTTTCGCGGCCGGCACCGGCAACCCGTTCTTCACTACCGACTCCGCAGCCTGCCTGCGCGCCATCGAGATCGATGCCGATGTCGTGCTCAAGGCAACCAAGGTCGACGGTGTTTACACTGCAGACCCGTTCAAGGACCCGCATGCCGAGAAGTTCGATCATCTGACTTACGATGAAGTGCTGGATCGCAAGCTGGGAGTGATGGACCTGACGGCCATCTGCCTGTGCCGCGACCACAAGATGCCGCTGCGGGTATTCAACATGAACAAGCCCGGCGCCCTGCTGAATATCGTGCATGGTGGCGCTGAAGGAACCCTGATCGAGGAAGGCGAACAATGA
- the frr gene encoding ribosome recycling factor, translated as MINEIKKDAQERMKKSLESLAHAFGQIRTGKAHPSILGSVMVPYYGTDTPLSGVANVTVKDSQTLQVVPFERNMLGAIDKAIGSAGLNLNPTNLGELLLIKMAPLTEETRKGFTKQARAAAEDARVAVRNIRRDALGELKKLTKDKEISEDEERRGSAEIDKLIKDFEAQIAKATEEKEKDLMAV; from the coding sequence ATGATCAACGAAATCAAGAAAGACGCCCAGGAGCGCATGAAAAAGTCCCTGGAATCGCTGGCGCATGCATTCGGCCAGATCCGTACCGGCAAGGCCCACCCGAGTATCCTGGGCAGCGTGATGGTGCCTTACTACGGTACCGACACGCCGTTGAGCGGCGTTGCCAACGTTACCGTGAAGGATTCCCAGACCCTGCAGGTCGTGCCATTCGAGCGCAACATGCTCGGCGCCATCGACAAGGCCATTGGCAGTGCCGGTCTCAACCTCAACCCGACCAACCTGGGCGAGCTGCTGCTGATCAAGATGGCGCCGCTGACCGAGGAAACCCGCAAAGGCTTCACCAAGCAGGCGCGCGCCGCGGCCGAAGATGCACGGGTTGCCGTGCGCAACATCCGTCGCGACGCCCTGGGCGAGTTGAAGAAACTGACCAAGGACAAGGAAATCAGCGAAGACGAAGAGCGTCGTGGCAGCGCCGAAATCGACAAGCTGATCAAGGACTTTGAAGCTCAGATCGCCAAGGCGACTGAGGAAAAAGAAAAGGACTTGATGGCCGTTTAA